One genomic segment of Rivularia sp. PCC 7116 includes these proteins:
- a CDS encoding ABC transporter permease: protein MLVRISSNIWMRGFYPIFRKELVRKFGNKCWVSPLVVWMSISAVPTISLVTAGASSLSANQGIALLSLFLWLGTFPMSIGTVVISQGTIIEEKLTQTLLWIYSKPLSASAFILGKFAAYAIFIAVIILGAPAIAIGITAVIFGISLNSLLGYLFSIAIIYLLLLFILALTLMLGTFFQKISSVTGIAFIVYISGASLSTNEYLKQIEPYSFAALQSYAVEAAAGKFQIQALIAILITLLFILMFLFVASWQMERYEF from the coding sequence ATGCTCGTTAGAATCTCTTCAAATATTTGGATGCGCGGTTTTTATCCCATTTTTAGAAAAGAATTAGTTCGTAAGTTTGGAAATAAATGCTGGGTATCTCCATTAGTGGTTTGGATGTCAATATCAGCAGTTCCCACAATTTCTTTAGTTACAGCAGGTGCTTCATCACTATCGGCAAATCAAGGTATTGCCTTATTATCGCTATTTTTATGGCTGGGTACTTTTCCAATGTCTATTGGAACTGTTGTAATTAGTCAAGGTACGATAATTGAAGAAAAATTAACCCAAACCTTACTCTGGATTTATTCTAAACCTTTGTCTGCTTCGGCTTTTATTTTAGGAAAATTTGCTGCTTATGCTATTTTTATTGCTGTAATAATTTTAGGCGCTCCTGCAATCGCAATAGGTATTACGGCGGTGATATTTGGAATCAGTTTAAATTCTCTTTTAGGATATCTTTTCAGCATCGCCATAATTTATTTACTATTACTATTTATTCTGGCGTTAACTTTAATGTTAGGAACGTTTTTTCAAAAGATTAGCTCGGTTACAGGCATAGCTTTTATAGTTTATATTAGCGGAGCTAGTTTAAGTACCAATGAATACTTAAAGCAAATTGAACCCTACAGTTTTGCCGCATTACAAAGTTATGCCGTTGAAGCTGCTGCTGGCAAGTTTCAAATACAAGCTTTGATTGCGATACTCATTACTCTTTTATTCATCTTGATGTTTCTATTCGTCGCTTCTTGGCAGATGGAACGATATGAATTCTAA
- a CDS encoding ABC transporter ATP-binding protein, which yields MLTQDDLIISTSNLTKTYGKKTIIEKVNLAVPRGSICGFLGPNGAGKSTTIKLLLGLVKPSSGNGTILGKNIVSDSVSIREQVGFLAQEPRFYGYLTARETLRFVASFFFKGSKSQIESRIDEIIYIVGLNGKADRPVKGFSGGERQRLGIAQAAINDPELIILDEPASALDPLGRRDMLQIIESFRGRSTVFYSTHILDDVQRVSDMVVILNKGTLIAQGSIQQLLAGNRSQFHFIVRGDGLAIVNKLNNIPWVQAINIEPGFPDVNNNRTSKLHVNVTNPNAAENELLRLVMSDSETVVTEFGRTSYELEDIFVDLVEGETKNAR from the coding sequence GTGCTGACACAAGACGATTTGATTATCTCTACGTCAAACCTGACAAAAACCTACGGAAAAAAAACGATTATTGAGAAAGTAAATTTAGCCGTTCCTCGTGGTTCAATTTGTGGTTTTCTCGGTCCTAATGGAGCGGGTAAAAGTACTACAATAAAGTTATTATTAGGACTAGTAAAACCCAGTAGTGGTAACGGTACGATTCTAGGTAAAAATATTGTCAGCGATAGCGTTAGTATTCGGGAACAAGTTGGTTTTTTAGCTCAAGAGCCGCGCTTTTACGGCTATTTAACTGCTCGCGAAACATTACGCTTTGTTGCTTCTTTCTTTTTTAAGGGTTCTAAAAGTCAAATTGAAAGTCGGATTGACGAAATTATTTATATTGTAGGTTTAAATGGTAAAGCTGACCGTCCGGTTAAGGGTTTTTCTGGAGGTGAGCGTCAGCGTCTTGGTATTGCTCAAGCTGCTATAAATGACCCAGAATTAATTATTCTTGATGAACCAGCCTCTGCTTTAGATCCATTAGGAAGACGCGATATGTTACAAATTATCGAAAGTTTTCGCGGCAGAAGTACGGTATTTTACTCAACCCATATTCTTGATGACGTGCAACGGGTAAGTGATATGGTGGTGATTCTGAATAAAGGTACATTAATTGCTCAAGGAAGTATCCAACAATTGCTAGCAGGAAATCGCAGTCAATTCCATTTCATTGTAAGAGGCGACGGATTAGCAATAGTCAATAAATTAAATAATATACCTTGGGTTCAAGCTATTAACATTGAACCTGGATTTCCCGATGTTAATAATAATAGAACAAGTAAACTGCATGTTAATGTCACAAATCCAAATGCAGCCGAAAACGAACTTTTACGGTTAGTAATGTCAGATAGTGAAACGGTTGTCACCGAATTTGGACGCACATCATACGAACTAGAAGATATTTTTGTAGATTTAGTTGAGGGAGAAACCAAAAATGCTCGTTAG
- a CDS encoding NAD(P)/FAD-dependent oxidoreductase, with protein MHIYDVIIIGAGPVGLAIANGLRRRGIKNILVLDQTKAFRKVGQGLDVLPNGLKALKYLNEQAYKEVAKTAMTVTNAENSSQPLPKWLVRNLQGEKIRSIALDFNEWFQNYGEGRISVSWFDLQTALRNLIPPEQVKANHRCINVVHESENECVRVDCVSDISVEANPYAHWNPEAQKTPIKSTNISQDIDKSTESLEKVSFRAKLVIAADGINSTVRKQIYKNTDYQVFSRPEYSGYAAVACSEITNVSEAIQTELQERFLQKSPIVTITPDVDLRNSASEQPARMILLTRKPGQFTYLIHIAIASNQLQEDSRIDLTLQQLEKYNFPQAIKELVRLSKPENMQHRTYYIHRTAVSDSLPFPETANLHLKENSGNSQPPWHVGKIVLVGDAAHGMPPFAAQGVNQGFEDALIITELVANLADSNQLNNERAIREAFVKYENIRRPLIEYVQKVTMTGLNYTSNQEELDKYNQQIFARDFKQVAEALDS; from the coding sequence GTGCATATTTATGATGTAATTATAATCGGTGCTGGTCCCGTTGGATTGGCAATAGCAAATGGTTTGCGTCGGCGCGGGATAAAAAATATTTTAGTTTTAGATCAAACAAAAGCCTTTCGTAAGGTTGGGCAGGGTTTGGATGTTCTTCCCAATGGATTAAAAGCTTTAAAATATTTAAATGAGCAAGCCTATAAAGAAGTAGCAAAAACTGCAATGACTGTTACTAATGCAGAAAATTCTTCTCAGCCTTTACCCAAATGGCTTGTTAGAAACTTACAAGGAGAAAAAATACGTTCCATTGCTCTAGACTTTAACGAATGGTTTCAAAACTATGGTGAAGGTAGAATCTCTGTATCCTGGTTTGATTTACAAACAGCTTTAAGAAATTTAATTCCTCCAGAACAAGTCAAAGCCAATCATCGCTGTATTAATGTTGTCCACGAATCAGAAAATGAATGCGTTCGAGTCGATTGCGTCTCGGATATTAGCGTAGAAGCGAATCCCTACGCACATTGGAATCCGGAAGCGCAAAAGACTCCAATTAAGTCTACAAATATAAGTCAAGATATAGATAAAAGTACAGAATCACTAGAAAAAGTTTCTTTTAGAGCGAAGTTAGTTATTGCGGCTGATGGGATAAATTCGACCGTTCGTAAACAGATTTATAAAAATACCGATTATCAAGTTTTTTCCCGTCCCGAGTATTCTGGATATGCTGCGGTTGCTTGTTCGGAAATAACGAATGTTTCCGAAGCAATACAAACCGAACTTCAAGAAAGATTTCTACAAAAATCACCAATAGTAACTATTACTCCAGATGTAGATTTGAGAAATTCTGCTTCCGAGCAGCCTGCCAGAATGATTTTATTAACTAGAAAACCAGGTCAATTTACATATCTTATTCATATTGCTATAGCTTCCAATCAATTACAAGAAGATTCTCGAATCGATTTAACTTTACAGCAGTTAGAAAAATATAACTTTCCCCAAGCTATTAAAGAGTTAGTACGGTTATCAAAACCAGAAAATATGCAACATCGTACTTACTATATTCACCGTACTGCTGTTTCAGATTCTCTACCATTTCCCGAAACTGCGAACCTGCACCTTAAAGAAAATTCAGGCAATTCACAACCACCTTGGCATGTTGGTAAAATCGTATTAGTCGGTGATGCAGCCCACGGAATGCCTCCTTTTGCCGCTCAGGGAGTAAATCAAGGCTTTGAAGATGCATTGATTATTACCGAGCTTGTTGCTAACCTTGCTGATTCAAATCAATTAAACAATGAGCGTGCGATTCGAGAAGCGTTTGTTAAATACGAAAATATACGTCGTCCGTTAATAGAATACGTTCAAAAAGTTACAATGACAGGACTTAATTATACCTCAAATCAAGAAGAATTAGACAAATATAATCAACAGATATTTGCTCGTGATTTTAAGCAAGTAGCAGAAGCTTTAGATAGCTAA
- a CDS encoding alkene reductase, with translation MNLFSPIQLGSLNLPNRIVMAPMTRLRAVGSIPTTLMGTYYTQRVSAGLIVTECTMVSPLSNGYINCPGIYSTEQIAGWEQVTKSVHDKGGRIFLQIWHCGRVAHPSLLDGEIPVAPSAIPGVGTLHTPTGKVNLETPRALEIDEIPQIVEQFGQAAENAKKAGFDGIELHGAFGYLIDQFIQDGSNQRTDKYGGSIENRARFLLEIVEAVSSVWDNGNIGIKLSPSNTFYGMEDSNSQATFSYIFKALNQYQLAYIHLMEPNEIDLKNRDVINPALPVFRPLYEGKIITNGGYDKEKGNDAMKNAGADLVSFGKPYIANPDLPERFAADAELNTPDVKTFYGRGDENLEQGYTDYPVLVST, from the coding sequence ATGAACTTATTTTCTCCAATACAGCTAGGTTCTCTGAATTTACCCAATCGTATAGTTATGGCTCCCATGACTCGCTTGCGAGCAGTTGGAAGCATCCCCACCACCTTAATGGGAACTTACTATACTCAAAGAGTTTCGGCTGGTTTAATTGTCACTGAATGTACGATGGTATCTCCTTTGAGTAATGGATATATAAATTGTCCGGGTATTTATTCAACAGAACAAATTGCAGGATGGGAGCAAGTAACCAAAAGCGTTCATGACAAAGGAGGCAGAATATTTTTGCAAATATGGCATTGTGGTAGAGTTGCCCATCCTAGTTTATTAGATGGGGAAATTCCAGTAGCACCCAGTGCAATTCCAGGAGTTGGAACTTTGCATACCCCCACTGGTAAAGTGAATTTAGAAACACCTCGCGCTTTAGAAATAGATGAAATTCCTCAGATTGTCGAGCAATTTGGACAAGCTGCCGAAAATGCCAAAAAAGCTGGTTTTGATGGTATTGAATTACATGGTGCATTCGGTTACTTAATCGACCAATTTATTCAAGATGGTTCCAACCAGCGAACTGATAAATACGGTGGTTCAATCGAAAATCGCGCTCGTTTTTTATTAGAAATAGTTGAAGCAGTTAGTAGCGTATGGGATAACGGCAACATCGGAATTAAATTATCCCCTAGCAACACATTTTATGGAATGGAGGACTCAAATTCTCAAGCAACATTTAGTTATATATTTAAAGCCCTCAATCAATATCAATTAGCTTATATCCATTTAATGGAACCCAACGAAATCGACTTAAAAAATCGAGATGTTATCAACCCGGCTTTACCAGTGTTTCGACCTTTATATGAAGGTAAGATTATTACTAATGGTGGTTACGACAAAGAAAAAGGCAACGATGCGATGAAGAATGCAGGAGCGGATTTAGTTTCTTTTGGAAAGCCTTATATTGCAAACCCAGACTTACCCGAACGCTTTGCTGCTGATGCTGAGTTAAATACTCCGGATGTCAAAACTTTCTACGGTAGAGGAGATGAAAATTTAGAGCAAGGTTATACAGATTATCCTGTTTTGGTATCAACTTAA
- a CDS encoding helix-turn-helix domain-containing protein — protein sequence MVRNFPEPEIFTLNCPTQQVLDIIGNKWSVIVLYCLAYGSKRYTQIQRRIEGISQKVLTQTLRNLERNGLIERKTNLQSSVGIEYSLTVLGESLIETLLEIADWSRVNFEEVCTARDLYDENN from the coding sequence ATGGTGCGTAACTTCCCAGAACCAGAAATATTTACTTTAAATTGTCCAACTCAGCAGGTTTTGGATATTATTGGCAATAAATGGAGCGTTATTGTCCTTTACTGTCTTGCATATGGCTCTAAACGCTATACACAAATTCAGCGACGTATTGAGGGTATTTCCCAAAAAGTTCTCACTCAAACCTTACGCAATTTAGAAAGAAATGGTTTAATTGAACGAAAAACAAATTTACAATCATCTGTAGGGATAGAATATTCTTTGACCGTATTAGGAGAAAGTTTAATCGAGACTTTATTAGAAATAGCTGATTGGTCAAGAGTCAACTTTGAAGAAGTTTGTACCGCGCGTGATTTATATGATGAAAATAATTAA
- a CDS encoding alpha/beta hydrolase, translating into MPATYAKKLADKGFAALAFDFRTFGESGGKLRGFESPTEKIKDIKSAVSFLQTVNAVDNNKIAGLGICASAGYMVEAAAEDSRIKSLVTVAPWIHNPEIVNTVYGGEKAVQEKIQISEAARKQFEETGKAEVVPAASKTNSKAPMFGEIPYYTELSRGAIPQWDNEFAIMSWKEWLTFNPMPKAKNINVPTLFVHSEKAAIPEGARQFFQNISTNNKKFVWLENRAQFDFYDEEATVKKAVSLTVKHLQSTL; encoded by the coding sequence ATGCCAGCTACCTACGCTAAAAAGCTTGCAGATAAAGGATTTGCGGCACTTGCATTTGATTTTCGCACCTTTGGAGAAAGTGGTGGTAAATTGCGCGGGTTTGAATCTCCTACAGAAAAAATCAAGGATATTAAAAGCGCTGTTAGTTTCTTGCAGACAGTAAATGCTGTTGATAACAATAAAATTGCTGGGTTAGGAATTTGTGCTAGCGCTGGTTATATGGTGGAAGCAGCAGCAGAAGATTCCCGTATCAAATCATTAGTTACTGTCGCACCTTGGATTCACAACCCAGAAATTGTTAATACTGTTTACGGTGGAGAAAAAGCGGTACAAGAAAAAATCCAAATTAGTGAAGCTGCAAGAAAGCAATTTGAAGAAACCGGAAAAGCCGAAGTTGTTCCCGCAGCTAGTAAAACTAATTCTAAAGCACCAATGTTTGGCGAAATTCCTTACTATACAGAACTATCACGCGGTGCAATTCCACAGTGGGATAATGAATTTGCAATCATGTCATGGAAAGAATGGTTGACTTTTAACCCCATGCCAAAAGCTAAAAATATTAACGTACCAACATTATTTGTTCACAGTGAAAAAGCTGCGATTCCTGAAGGTGCCCGTCAATTTTTTCAAAATATTTCTACTAATAATAAAAAGTTTGTTTGGTTAGAAAATCGCGCTCAATTTGATTTTTATGATGAAGAAGCCACTGTAAAAAAAGCGGTTTCCTTAACAGTGAAGCATTTGCAATCAACACTATAA
- a CDS encoding type II toxin-antitoxin system RelE/ParE family toxin: MKSLTTSKFRKMFADLPEQVQEQAREAYRQFKEDPNYPSLKFKKVHPQLPIYSARVNRDYRAVGQLDEDTVIWFWIGSHADYDKLLNQL; this comes from the coding sequence GTGAAATCTCTTACAACTTCAAAGTTCCGTAAAATGTTTGCCGATTTACCCGAACAGGTTCAAGAACAAGCCCGTGAAGCATATCGGCAATTTAAGGAAGACCCTAACTATCCTAGTTTAAAATTCAAAAAAGTACATCCTCAGTTACCAATTTATTCTGCAAGAGTTAATAGAGACTATAGAGCAGTTGGTCAATTAGATGAAGATACGGTAATTTGGTTCTGGATTGGTTCTCATGCAGATTATGACAAACTTTTAAACCAGTTATGA
- a CDS encoding aminoglycoside phosphotransferase family protein: protein MSKWKSHLYAILPHPTEAKVLMLSHKTGCSLPHVCVNDDLECDDIPVIKKEFEQKLGISVNILYCASNYYDESKREIHGVYVLKHNDSITKLNIGSWTDLETLRNLSFKFPEHKSIIEKYLTEIENNNIPELRPPWAKTGWFDSASQWIESQLLDLNYQQLSSIECIKTWGISCILRVSTNHGNLYLKEASTLPLFCNEPVVTKELAKLFPEHIPTVLSINSERHWMLLADFGEPIGRKSPVKIKKDVYRLLAQIQIKSVEHIDNLLNVGCLDRRLEKLASQIDSLFNDEIVLFQLKEAEIKQLQTLAPHLKSLCSQLADYKIPQTLVHGDLHLGNVALNKDNYLLFDWTDSCIAHPFFDMFQFCFRRYYNPFSSIKAVRNEYLNQWTVYESKSRVLEAWKLAKPLCALHHAVTYQYISNCLEAREKHLFSNALGNFLRELLKC, encoded by the coding sequence ATGAGCAAATGGAAATCTCATCTCTACGCGATTCTACCTCACCCAACTGAAGCTAAGGTGTTGATGCTATCGCATAAAACTGGTTGTTCGTTGCCTCATGTTTGTGTAAATGATGATTTAGAATGCGATGATATCCCGGTTATCAAGAAAGAATTCGAGCAAAAACTTGGGATTTCGGTAAATATTTTATATTGCGCTAGTAATTATTACGACGAATCAAAACGTGAAATTCACGGTGTATATGTACTTAAGCATAATGATTCTATTACAAAACTAAATATCGGTTCTTGGACAGATTTAGAAACTTTGAGGAACTTATCTTTTAAATTTCCAGAGCATAAGTCAATTATCGAAAAATATTTGACGGAGATTGAAAACAATAATATTCCTGAATTACGTCCACCTTGGGCTAAAACAGGTTGGTTCGATTCTGCAAGTCAATGGATTGAATCACAATTATTAGATTTAAACTATCAACAACTTTCCTCTATAGAATGTATTAAAACCTGGGGAATTTCTTGTATATTGCGAGTTTCTACAAACCACGGAAATCTTTATCTCAAGGAAGCTTCAACACTACCGCTTTTTTGTAATGAACCAGTAGTTACTAAAGAGTTAGCAAAATTATTTCCCGAACATATTCCTACTGTTCTCAGCATCAATTCCGAACGTCATTGGATGTTATTAGCTGATTTTGGGGAACCTATTGGTAGAAAATCACCTGTCAAAATCAAAAAAGATGTTTATCGTTTGCTTGCTCAAATACAGATTAAATCGGTTGAGCATATTGATAATTTATTGAATGTCGGATGTTTGGATAGACGTTTGGAAAAGTTAGCAAGTCAGATTGATTCTTTGTTTAACGATGAAATTGTTTTATTTCAATTAAAAGAAGCAGAAATTAAACAGTTACAAACACTTGCTCCACATCTGAAAAGCTTATGCAGTCAATTAGCCGATTATAAAATACCTCAAACATTAGTTCATGGTGATTTGCATTTAGGGAATGTAGCTTTAAATAAGGATAACTACCTTTTATTTGATTGGACGGATAGCTGTATTGCTCATCCTTTCTTTGATATGTTTCAATTTTGTTTTCGTCGGTATTATAACCCTTTTTCATCTATAAAAGCTGTGAGGAATGAATATTTAAATCAATGGACGGTTTATGAATCAAAATCCCGCGTATTAGAAGCTTGGAAATTAGCAAAACCACTATGTGCTTTACATCATGCGGTTACATATCAGTATATTAGTAATTGTTTAGAGGCTAGAGAAAAACATTTATTTAGTAATGCGTTAGGTAATTTTTTACGAGAGCTTTTGAAGTGTTAA
- a CDS encoding DUF4351 domain-containing protein — MLDITLKQTRVYREAKEEGREEGEQEATLRLVMRQLNKRFGELSEEMRSSISSLPLSNLENLSEALLDFTSLADLQAWLETQN; from the coding sequence ATGTTAGATATAACTTTAAAACAAACAAGAGTTTACCGAGAAGCGAAAGAAGAAGGAAGAGAAGAAGGAGAACAAGAAGCAACTTTGAGATTAGTAATGCGACAGCTAAACAAGCGCTTTGGAGAACTTTCCGAGGAAATGCGTTCTTCAATTTCTAGTTTACCTTTATCTAATCTTGAAAATCTCAGCGAAGCTCTGTTAGATTTTACTAGTTTGGCTGATTTACAAGCTTGGTTAGAAACACAAAATTAG
- a CDS encoding aspartyl protease family protein, which yields MRDAQRFSFTEGFDAFGVPDALPQMPLNLIYLGSELEVLALLDTGASVNVLPYNVGLQLGAVWEEQTTSVTLAGNLASVEARGLLVSAQIGNFDPVRLVFAWSQSDEAPLLLGRMNFFLEFDVCFYRSQLIFEVRPKLQNGL from the coding sequence ATGCGTGATGCTCAAAGGTTTAGCTTTACAGAAGGATTTGATGCCTTTGGTGTCCCAGATGCACTACCTCAAATGCCACTGAATTTAATATATCTAGGTTCCGAGCTTGAGGTTTTAGCATTGCTTGATACAGGTGCAAGCGTTAATGTTTTACCTTATAACGTTGGACTTCAGCTTGGTGCTGTTTGGGAAGAACAAACAACTTCGGTAACTTTAGCTGGTAATTTAGCTTCGGTTGAAGCACGAGGTTTATTGGTATCTGCTCAAATCGGTAATTTTGACCCAGTTAGGTTGGTTTTTGCATGGAGCCAGTCAGATGAAGCGCCATTATTGCTTGGTAGAATGAATTTTTTCCTAGAATTTGATGTTTGTTTTTATCGCTCGCAATTGATTTTTGAAGTTCGCCCTAAATTGCAAAATGGCTTATAA